A section of the Malania oleifera isolate guangnan ecotype guangnan chromosome 2, ASM2987363v1, whole genome shotgun sequence genome encodes:
- the LOC131148163 gene encoding uncharacterized protein LOC131148163, translating into MPDFEKFDGTTCPQTHLRMYCQSMAAYTDNEKLMMHCFQSSLTGTAARWYVQQNKAQIRTWGDLADAFEAQYRHILEMAPDRMFLSEMEKKPTETFREYAHRWRDAATQVDPPVNDREAISMFLGTLKDPYRSHLVGSTPHNFMDIVSAGARVEADVKAGRIKTGTTDNGPSKKWVKGKKEEEAQMIQGPMRSLRQRSRSQQPRGNFYMEPVVNQTLHMGPRPQFVAPALVPTQPSIPTRPSQQTHMRNTPKSFRRLEPIPMSYADLFPQLLEQRMISTIPGIPLTNPPPHWYNPEVRCAYHANSPGHPIDQCWAFKHKVQDLKDAGWLSFDAKPVGIQENPLPDHGKDNVGMIEEQDGEKFERRWEQMTLDWVYSELTTAGLAGLKAICPKGAPCTCQNTMKRSVQQCETFRIFLSSLIDSKRVEVSRVQKTNEVSVIGESDHPQFTNRPFVPIIGKTPRVPEAPVRVVISAPRPFAYHSDQAVPWRYNCEVRTEGETSSAAEARGITRSGRVYTPKVLEKVQPSQEQNRNLKKPVQSQEAEEFLKIIKHSEYNIIDQLKKMPAHISVLSLLLSSEAHREALLKALNQAYIPQDISIDNFNHVIGGLTATNYITFADEEIPVEGQGHNQALHVSAKCRDHMIARVLIDNGSSLNVMPMTTLQKLPVDPSYIRQNNLTVRAFDGTRRESVGSIEIPVQIGPVTFDITFQVMAITPSYSCLLGRPWIHNTGAVPSSLHQRVKFVVDGKLVCVYGETDVMITKPTSTPYVEVTEEALEDSFRAFEIINVTTIVEGSRIPHPQIPAAVHMMASEMIRQGTIQKKGSENTLQGDPKAVNA; encoded by the coding sequence ATGCCAGACTTCGAGAAGTTTGACGGGACCACATGCCCTCAGACCCACCTCCGGATGTATTGTCAGTCGATGGCCGCCTATACCGATAATGAgaagttgatgatgcattgcttccaAAGCAGTCTTACCGGGACAGCGGCTAGATGGTATGTCCAACAGAATAAGGCCCAGATCCGCACGTGGGGTGACTTGGCCGATGCCTTTGAAGCGCAATATCGTCATATCTTGGAAATGGCTCCAGACAGGATGTTTCTTTCTGAAATGGAAAAAAAGCCAACAGAAACTTTCAGGGAGTATGCACACCGTTGGAGAGACGCAGCCACTCAAGTGGACCCTCCGGTCAACGACCGTGAGGCAATATCGATGTTCTTAGGGACGTTAAAAGATCCCTACCGTTCACATCTAGTAGGGTCCACTCCTCataacttcatggacattgtgtCGGCAGGGGCCAGAGTGGAAGCCGACGTCAAAGCTGGACGGATAAAGACTGGCACTACCGATAATGGCCCAAGTAAGAAGTGGGTCAAAGGTAAAAAGGAAGAAGAGGCCCAAATGATACAGGGACCTATGAGAAGCCTAAGACAGAGAAGCCGAAGTCAACAACCTAGGGGAAATTTCTACATGGAACCAGTAGTAAACCAAACACTGCATATGGGCCCCAGACCCCAGTTTGTGGCCCCCGCGCTTGTGCCAACCCAGCCGAGCATACCAACTCGCCCGAGCCAGCAAACACACATGAGGAATACACCCAAGAGTTTTCGGAGATTGGAACCGATTCCCATGTCATACGCAGACTTATTCCCCCAGCTTTTAGAACAAAGGATGATATCTACTATCCCTGGGATTCCTCTCACAAATCCTCCCCCACACTGGTATAATCCCGAGGTCCGATGCGCGTACCATGCCAATTCTCCAGGGCACCCTATTGACCAATGTTGGGCCTTCAAACACAAGGTGCAAGATTTGAAGGATGCGGGTTGGTTGTCATTCGATGCGAAGCCGGTTGGTATTCAAGAGAATCCTTTGCCTGACCATGGGAAGGACAATGTCGGAATGATCGAGGAACAAGATGGGGAAAAATTCGAAAGAAGATGGGAGCAAATGACGCTAGACTGGGTGTATAGTGAACTGACAACGGCAGGCCTAGCAGGGTTAAAGGCTATTTGCCCTAAAGGCGCCCCATGCACATGCCAAAATACTATGAAAAGATCAGTACAACAATGTGAGACTTTCCGGATTTTTCTAAGTAGCTTGATTGACAGCAAACGAGTGGAAGTTAGCCGCGTTCAGAAAACAAATGAAGTTTCAGTCATAGGGGAATCTGACCATCCCCAATTCACCAATAGACCATTTGTCCCCATCATAGGAAAAACCCCACGAGTCCCAGAGGCCCCAGTTCGGGTAGTGATCTCAGCCCCTCGCCCTTTCGCATACCACAGTGACCAGGCAGTGCCATGGAGGTACAATTGTGAAGTACGCACCGAAGGAGAAACTAGTAGTGCTGCTGAAGCAAGAGGGATAACCAGAAGTGGAAGGGTTTATACGCCGAAGGTCTTGGAGAAGGTGCAACCTAGCCAAGAACAGAATAGGAACCTGAAGAAGCCAGTTCAATCTCAGGAAGCCGAAGAATTCTTGAAGATTATTAAACACAGTGAATACAACATTATTGATCAACTGAAGAAGATGCCAGCCCATATCTCTGTTTTATCACTGTTGTTGAGCTCGGAAGCCCATCGGGAAGCCCTATTAAAGGCTCTTAATCAGGCCTATATTCCCCAAGACATCAGCATCGATAATTTTAACCATGTGATTGGTGGTCTTACGGCTACCAACTACATTACATTCGCTGATGAGGAGATCCCCGTGGAAGGACAAGGGCACAATCAAGCGTTGCACGTTTCCGCTAAATGTCGAGATCACATGATTGCACGAGTGTTGATTGATAATGGGTCATCTTTGAATGTCATGCCCATGACGACCCTACAAAAACTGCCTGTTGACCCGTCCTACATAAGGCAAAACAATTTGACTGTGCGGGCTTTCGATGGCACCCGCAGGGAATCGGTGGGATCTATTGAAATTCCTGTGCAAATTGGACCAGTCACCTTCGACATTACATTCCAAGTCATGGCCATAACCCCGTCTTATAGCTGCTTGTTGGGGAGGCCGTGGATACATAACACCGGGGCAGTTCCGTCTTCTCTGCACCAACGGGTCAAATTTGTAGTAGATGGGAAATTGGTTTGTGTATATGGTGAAACCGATGTTATGATAACAAAGCCCACTTCCACTCCTTATGTGGAAGTCACGGAGGAGGCATTGGAGGACTCATTCCGAGCCTTCGAGATCATAAATGTCACAACTATAGTAGAAGGATCTCGAATCCCACACCCTCAGATCCCTGCCGCAGTGCATATGATGGCGTCCGAAATGATCAGACAGGGTACCATCCAGAAAAAGGGATCGGAAAATACCCTACAAGGGGATCCGAAAGCCGTTAATGCTTAG